From Salipiger profundus, a single genomic window includes:
- a CDS encoding cation:proton antiporter encodes MHADQGLLEAAALLAMMAFCHVAICARLGIPALVGFLLSGIVIGPSGLGLIAEGATLTLIGEVGVILLLFALGLEFSLDKLVSLRRLIFGLGLAQVLVVGGLVTVGLLVFTEIAPAAAVLIAGAVAMSSTALCLKVLAGGDALGTPQGRVAIAVLLFQDLAAVGFLAFHDVIAAAGAVGSAHDVLKMVGGMGVLVGALFIARSMLQRLAGWVATQGEAELAQLLALTVALLAAIIAQGAGLSPALGAFTAGMMIAECDARQFVEREIRPFRDLFVGAFFIGIGTQLHIGAVWSTWPTVLAWLFVLMVVKLALVVALTRMFGEQLETALRAGAILAHGGEFSLMLISVTTASGLLQAKVAEPLFLALGLSMLIGAVVVRRAA; translated from the coding sequence ATGCACGCCGACCAGGGGCTGTTGGAGGCCGCCGCGTTGCTCGCCATGATGGCTTTTTGCCATGTCGCAATCTGCGCACGGCTTGGCATCCCCGCACTGGTCGGTTTCCTGCTGTCCGGCATTGTGATCGGGCCGTCGGGTCTGGGGCTCATCGCGGAGGGTGCAACACTGACGCTTATCGGTGAGGTCGGGGTGATCCTGCTTCTCTTTGCGCTTGGTCTGGAATTCTCCCTCGACAAGCTCGTGTCGCTCCGGCGACTGATCTTCGGGCTCGGTCTGGCACAGGTGCTCGTAGTCGGAGGGTTAGTCACCGTAGGGCTCCTCGTCTTTACCGAGATCGCGCCGGCGGCGGCGGTTCTGATCGCTGGCGCGGTCGCGATGTCGTCGACCGCGCTTTGCCTCAAGGTCCTGGCGGGCGGCGATGCGCTCGGAACGCCTCAGGGACGGGTCGCGATCGCTGTTCTGCTGTTTCAGGATCTGGCGGCCGTCGGCTTTCTGGCGTTTCACGATGTCATCGCCGCAGCCGGAGCCGTGGGAAGCGCGCACGACGTCCTGAAGATGGTTGGGGGCATGGGCGTGCTCGTCGGGGCGCTCTTCATCGCCCGGTCAATGCTTCAGCGGCTTGCCGGATGGGTCGCAACCCAGGGCGAGGCTGAACTCGCACAGCTTCTAGCCCTGACCGTAGCCTTGCTCGCGGCCATTATTGCGCAGGGTGCGGGTCTTTCGCCGGCGCTCGGTGCATTCACTGCCGGCATGATGATCGCCGAGTGCGACGCTCGCCAATTTGTCGAACGGGAAATCAGGCCGTTCCGGGATTTGTTCGTCGGGGCGTTCTTCATCGGTATCGGAACTCAACTCCATATAGGTGCGGTTTGGTCGACATGGCCAACGGTGTTGGCATGGCTTTTTGTGCTCATGGTGGTGAAACTCGCGCTTGTTGTTGCCCTGACCCGCATGTTCGGAGAACAGCTCGAGACTGCGCTTCGCGCGGGCGCCATCCTGGCCCATGGCGGCGAATTCAGCTTGATGCTCATCTCTGTCACGACTGCCTCCGGCCTGTTGCAAGCCAAGGTCGCCGAGCCTCTGTTCCTCGCGTTGGGGCTGAGTATGCTGATTGGAGCGGTTGTGGTTCGTCGCGCAGCGTAA
- a CDS encoding NADH dehydrogenase ubiquinone Fe-S protein 4: protein MMKGHNRPPFRPKIPGTDLTSPDVPTALIYRPARSSHTSAPIRRQHWILEFEPARAPVIEPLMGWTATEDPYRPIRLTFPDLDSAIAFAERNDWQYIVRHEPDKRRSVPPRRFWWETVPTSKGADAPGAHRIETGHRPSSGHRLHRGIDAASVRDLSAELATAADPVSEASAESFPASDPPAWIGATVYGSGRR, encoded by the coding sequence ATGATGAAAGGACATAACCGCCCCCCATTTCGGCCGAAGATCCCCGGAACTGACCTGACATCTCCAGACGTGCCGACAGCGTTGATCTACAGGCCAGCTCGCTCGTCCCACACCTCCGCTCCAATCAGGCGGCAGCATTGGATACTCGAGTTTGAGCCGGCCCGGGCGCCGGTCATCGAGCCTCTTATGGGCTGGACTGCAACCGAAGATCCCTATCGTCCGATCCGCCTGACATTCCCTGATCTCGACAGCGCCATCGCCTTCGCGGAACGAAACGACTGGCAGTATATCGTGCGCCACGAGCCGGACAAACGTCGATCCGTGCCACCGCGCCGCTTCTGGTGGGAAACCGTGCCAACCAGCAAGGGAGCCGATGCTCCTGGCGCCCATCGCATCGAGACAGGCCACCGACCGAGTTCCGGGCACCGGCTTCACCGAGGCATCGACGCGGCCAGCGTTCGTGATCTCTCAGCGGAACTCGCGACGGCTGCAGACCCGGTCAGTGAAGCGAGTGCTGAGTCCTTCCCCGCGTCCGACCCACCGGCGTGGATCGGGGCGACTGTCTATGGAAGCGGGCGACGTTGA